CGAGCAAAAGACGCGGCTCCAAGGCGAAGAATGCGCCGTACGGGGTGGCGAGCTCGACGGCGAGCCGGAGTGTCGGCGTCGCAGGCAGCCCGGCGAGCCGACTCGTGAGCGCCTCCGCCAGCACGAGACGAACGCCTGCGTACGACGATTCCCACTCGTCGGCGTAGCTCTCGCGAGCTCGCAGCAAGAAGTGCTCAACCAGCGGCCGGAGCTTCTCTGATGTTTCCGAGGTTGTACTCGCGGCGGTGAGGACCTGGCAACCAACATGGGCCGCACAAGCGTGCGCCACTGGGGAGTCGGAAAGGTCCAGACCGGTGAGGTACGTGTGGGCGGCCTCCACAGCCTCATGCTCACGACCCAGCAAACAGAGGGCGGCGATCACCGCTTCTACGTCGGTGTCCCCGGACGTCCCCTTGGTGGGCGGGGCATGCTCGACGGCGTCGCGCAACAGCCCCTCGGCGGCATCTGCCAGACCCCGCGCGAGCAGGAGTTTGGCCCGCAGGTCGGTGACCATCGCGTGGCTGAGCCCCAAGCCAGCAAGCTCATCGACGAGGTTCGCTGACTCTTTGAAGTCCCCCCGCATGATGAGAATTTCAACGAGCCAGACCCCACTCCAAACCGCTTGTGCAGACAGTCCGCGTGACCGGCCCTCGGAGAAGGACATCCGAGCACATGTGAAGGCCTCGTCTACCTTTCCTGCCGACAGCAGTGTCCCGGCGAGCATTCCTGCTTGCATGGTTGC
The Gemmatimonadales bacterium DNA segment above includes these coding regions:
- a CDS encoding response regulator transcription factor, with the translated sequence DADAEPLLASRVYSALARCWYVADDMADESTAVTRAVELAGEQPSEELARALWARAQYDLRADHYQDALGWAERALDVSRKVGCTEVVTLSLQMCAECHLGLGSMTEAVRLHTQAVAVAEEAGLHGLATMQAGMLAGTLLSAGKVDEAFTCARMSFSEGRSRGLSAQAVWSGVWLVEILIMRGDFKESANLVDELAGLGLSHAMVTDLRAKLLLARGLADAAEGLLRDAVEHAPPTKGTSGDTDVEAVIAALCLLGREHEAVEAAHTYLTGLDLSDSPVAHACAAHVGCQVLTAASTTSETSEKLRPLVEHFLLRARESYADEWESSYAGVRLVLAEALTSRLAGLPATPTLRLAVELATPYGAFFALEPRLLLAEELLTHGERDEGRELLAKVWREAHDMGATDHERRAHRLATRSRVPLPHAAAEPGPWDRLTPREREVLNQLAKGATNKQIAEDLIISEKTVSVHVSNILSKLGVDNRGTAAALARDHLG